In a single window of the Cervus elaphus chromosome 1, mCerEla1.1, whole genome shotgun sequence genome:
- the LOC122702217 gene encoding olfactory receptor 51A4-like, with translation MELINTSWFQPPTLLLTGIPGLEAVQIWISIPLCVMYLIALLGNSTILFIIKTTSSLHEPQYIFLSMLAATDVGLSLSTLPTVLSVFLLNHREIEFHSCLTQMFFIHTFSSMESAILLAMAFDRFVAIRNPLHYTVILTHSQIMGMGLAAMIRGVVLMVPLPILLKRLPFCKDVILSHSYCYHPDVMKLACGPITVNIIYGLSLVLCTFGVDSMFIVISYILILKTVLGIASKDGQLKALNTYVSHIFTVCIFYVPLIVLALIHRFGTFTSPLLHVTMANLFLFLTRVLNPLVYSLKTKQIRITVHKVFKSRKNLLT, from the coding sequence ATGGAGCTTATAAACACTAGCTGGTTCCAGCCACCCACTCTCCTTTTAACAGGCATCCCTGGACTTGAAGCTGTACAAATATGGATCTCTATCCCACTGTGTGTCATGTACCTAATTGCCCTCCTAGGAAACAGCACTATCCTCTTCATCATCAAAACCACCTCCAGCCTTCACGAGCCTCAGTACATCTTCCTGTCTATGCTGGCAGCCACAGATGTGGGTCTGTCTTTATCAACTCTGCCTACAGTCCTCAGTGTCTTCCTCCTGAATCACAGAGAGATTGAGTTTCACTCCTGCCTAACGCAGATGTTCTTTATCCACACCTTCTCCTCCATGGAGTCAGCCATCCTGCTGGCCATGGCCTTTGACAGATTTGTAGCTATTCGCAACCCACTGCACTACACAGTAATCTTAACCCATTCTCAGATTATGGGAATGGGGCTTGCAGCCATGATTAGGGGTGTGGTGTTGATGGTACCTTTGCCAATTTTGCTCAAGCGATTGCCCTTCTGCAAGGATGTCATTCTATCACATAGTTATTGCTACCACCCTGATGTTATGAAGCTGGCTTGTGGCCCTATCACAGTCAACATCATTTATGGGTTGTCCCTTGTCCTGTGCACCTTTGGAGTTGACTCTATGTTCATTGTCATTTCATACATCCTAATTTTGAAGACAGTGCTGGGTATTGCCTCCAAAGATGGTCAGCTCAAGGCACTTAATACCTATGTTTCCCACATTTTCACTGTCTGCATCTTTTATGTGCCACTCATTGTGTTGGCTCTAATTCATAGGTTTGGGACATTCAcatctcctcttcttcatgtcaCCATGGCCAACCTCTTCCTCTTCCTAACTCGTGTTCTCAACCCCTTGGTTTACAGTCTAAAAACCAAACAGATAAGGATCACAGTGCATAAGGTATTCAAGAGCAGGAAAAATTTGCTCACATAA
- the LOC122700525 gene encoding olfactory receptor 51I1-like translates to MWSFNHTASNSPTFSFIGIPGLEAAQIWISISFCLLYLLALVGNALLLILVKAEQNLHEPQFYFLAMLALTDLGLSLSTMPSVLAIFWFNVHYIGLDACLTQMFFIHALSSVESGVLVAMAFDCLVAVCAPLNYTRLLTHSTVACLGGAAVTRGAILVGPLPFLLRTFPFCGANSLSHSYCYLPDMLNLACGDATFSGVYGLVFALFTFAVDVVFILASYMKILASVIKLENQDRNWKSLHTCACHLCTVFVFYLPLISLAVLYRYTQNTSPILFTSMSNAYLLMTPLLNPLVYSLKSRQIQAALCKQFWVQRVIAGE, encoded by the coding sequence ATGTGGTCTTTTAATCACACTGCTTCTAATTCGCCCACCTTCTCCTTCATTGGTATTCCTGGTCTGGAGGCTGCCCAAATATGGAtctccatttccttctgcctCCTGTACCTCCTAGCCCTTGTGGGAAATGCTCTTCTGCTTATCCTGGTTAAAGCAGAACAGAATCTTCATGAACCTCAGTTCTATTTCTTGGCCATGCTGGCCCTTACTGACCTAGGCCTTTCATTGTCTACAATGCCTAGTGTCTTGGCTATCTTCTGGTTCAATGTCCACTACATTGGCCTGGACGCCTGCTTAACCCAAATGTTCTTCATCCACGCCCTCTCCTCAGTAGAATCAGGTGTCCTGGTAGCCATGGCTTTTGACTGCCTGGTAGCTGTCTGCGCTCCACTGAACTACACAAGGCTCCTGACCCACTCTACTGTCGCCTGCCTTGGTGGAGCTGCTGTCACACGCGGTGCCATCCTGGTGGGCCCTCTGCCTTTCCTCCTCAGGACCTTCCCTTTCTGTGGGGCCAATAGCCTCTCTCACTCTTACTGCTACCTCCCTGATATGCTGAACCTGGCCTGTGGAGACGCCACTTTTAGCGGTGTCTATGGATTGGTCTTTGCACTCTTCACATTTGCAGTAGATGTTGTCTTCATCTTAGCTTCGTACATGAAGATCTTGGCCAGTGTTATAAAGCTGGAGAATCAAGACAGAAACTGGAAATCACTGCATACCTGTGCCTGTCACCTATGCACAGTATTTGTGTTTTATCTGCCCCTCATCAGCTTGGCGGTGCTGTATCGCTACACTCAGAACACTTCCCCAATTCTGTTTACCAGCATGAGTAATGCCTACCTCCTCATGACACCACTGCTCAACCCTCTTGTCTACAGCCTCAAATCCAGGCAGATCCAGGCTGCTCTGTGCAAGCAATTTTGGGTGCAACGTGTTATTGCTGGAGAATGA